In bacterium, the following are encoded in one genomic region:
- a CDS encoding TrkA family potassium uptake protein — protein MYVIIVGGGKVGFNLAKILLRDGYEVILVEKDKQRWAFLERVLGEAVYWGDGCEMRVLQELGCSRADVVVAVTGHDEDNLTICQMAKRRFNVPRVIARVNMPQNEEIMKLLGVDETICGTRIIYDLIRQEIVTDKIHFLAFLKEGGYEIVQVVVSKDSPVVGKSVKDISFPPNCLLISILRNKDIIIPSGGTILEAGDSIIGLIASEQVEALREILAPKEGGQENELS, from the coding sequence ATGTATGTGATAATAGTTGGCGGAGGAAAGGTCGGGTTTAATCTCGCTAAGATTCTGCTAAGAGATGGATATGAAGTCATCCTTGTAGAGAAAGATAAGCAGCGTTGGGCTTTTTTGGAAAGGGTTCTGGGAGAAGCCGTTTACTGGGGAGACGGCTGCGAGATGCGCGTCCTTCAAGAATTGGGGTGCTCCCGGGCGGATGTTGTCGTTGCTGTGACAGGGCACGACGAGGATAACCTCACCATTTGTCAGATGGCTAAGAGGAGGTTCAATGTACCCCGCGTCATCGCAAGGGTTAATATGCCACAGAACGAAGAGATTATGAAGCTACTCGGCGTAGATGAAACAATCTGTGGAACCCGCATAATCTACGACCTCATAAGACAGGAAATAGTAACCGATAAAATCCACTTCCTTGCTTTCCTTAAGGAGGGAGGATATGAGATAGTTCAGGTAGTGGTGAGCAAGGATTCTCCTGTTGTTGGTAAGAGCGTGAAAGACATAAGCTTCCCTCCAAACTGTTTGCTTATCTCCATATTGAGAAACAAAGACATAATAATACCTTCTGGAGGAACTATTTTAGAAGCTGGTGATTCAATTATCGGTTTAATCGCGAGCGAGCAGGTTGAAGCTCTTAGAGAAATACTCGCTCCCAAGGAAGGAGGACAAGAGAATGAGCTTAGTTAA
- a CDS encoding TrkA family potassium uptake protein — MKKAIIVGCGRVGSVVAQALAEKGWSVAIIDRDPDAFRRLPEDFPGRKIIGIAIDVEALKAAGIEEADVFLALTNGDNTNAMVAQMARDIFKVPRILARINDPLRAETYHSLGIPTVCQTTILSNIILEKILTEGE, encoded by the coding sequence ATGAAGAAGGCGATAATTGTCGGTTGCGGTAGAGTTGGCTCTGTTGTAGCTCAAGCTTTAGCGGAAAAAGGATGGTCTGTTGCCATCATAGATAGGGATCCAGATGCCTTCAGGCGTCTGCCGGAAGATTTCCCGGGAAGGAAGATTATCGGGATAGCCATAGATGTAGAAGCTCTTAAAGCGGCGGGAATTGAGGAGGCGGATGTCTTCCTCGCTCTTACAAATGGAGATAACACCAATGCCATGGTCGCACAAATGGCAAGGGACATCTTCAAGGTCCCCCGCATCCTTGCAAGGATAAACGACCCGCTCAGGGCAGAGACTTACCATTCGCTCGGCATACCCACGGTTTGCCAAACAACCATTCTTTCAAATATTATATTGGAGAAAATCCTTACGGAGGGTGAATGA
- a CDS encoding rod shape-determining protein — translation MFSLTPEFGIDLGTYSTIVYCRGKGIIMREPSVVAKNIITGEVLAIGEEAYIMLGRTPDYITAGRPVMGGVIGDYTTTQRMLYLLLKKLKGYRSFFKPRVVISVHTGATGVERRAVIDACKEAGAGEVYPVDEIIAASLGAGLPIDTPTGNMVVDIGGGTTSIGVVSLWGIVVRSSVRQAGLDMDEAIIRYLRRKSNLMIGERSAEEIKIKIGSLDKYENDPPQIEVRGRDLLTGLPRTITVDANEIREALLEVVQVIEDKIKEVLEHTPPELAADIAERGITLTGGGSLLRGLASHLSESIGIPFKLVEDPVSCVALGTGRILENLKEYRKKGYIKEE, via the coding sequence ATGTTTAGTCTAACACCGGAGTTTGGTATAGACCTCGGCACCTATAGCACGATAGTTTATTGCAGGGGGAAGGGCATAATAATGCGGGAGCCATCAGTAGTTGCGAAGAATATAATCACGGGCGAGGTCTTAGCTATTGGAGAGGAAGCCTATATAATGCTTGGACGCACGCCCGATTACATAACCGCTGGGCGCCCCGTCATGGGTGGCGTCATAGGAGATTACACCACTACACAGAGGATGCTTTATCTCCTCCTCAAGAAGCTTAAAGGATATCGTTCCTTTTTCAAACCCCGCGTCGTGATTAGCGTTCACACTGGCGCCACGGGCGTAGAAAGAAGGGCTGTAATAGATGCCTGTAAGGAGGCAGGAGCTGGGGAAGTATATCCGGTTGACGAGATAATAGCCGCCTCACTGGGAGCAGGACTCCCCATAGACACACCAACGGGGAATATGGTAGTGGATATAGGAGGTGGGACAACAAGCATAGGTGTTGTTTCTTTGTGGGGGATAGTCGTGCGCTCTTCTGTTCGCCAGGCGGGATTGGATATGGACGAGGCTATAATAAGATATCTGAGGCGAAAAAGCAACCTTATGATTGGCGAACGTTCAGCTGAGGAGATTAAAATAAAGATAGGCTCCTTGGATAAGTACGAGAATGACCCACCCCAAATAGAGGTACGGGGGAGAGATTTGCTTACAGGCTTACCTCGTACAATTACTGTTGACGCAAACGAAATCAGGGAGGCTCTTTTAGAGGTAGTGCAAGTTATTGAGGACAAGATAAAGGAAGTTCTGGAGCATACACCTCCGGAACTCGCTGCTGATATCGCGGAAAGAGGTATAACCCTCACGGGAGGAGGTTCCCTCTTGCGAGGGCTTGCTTCTCATCTATCGGAGTCAATAGGCATACCTTTCAAATTAGTTGAGGACCCCGTTTCCTGCGTTGCCCTAGGGACGGGAAGGATTTTGGAGAATTTAAAAGAATATCGTAAAAAAGGCTATATCAAGGAGGAGTGA
- the murA gene encoding UDP-N-acetylglucosamine 1-carboxyvinyltransferase, whose translation MDKLIIEGGRRLIGRVRVSGSKNASLSILVATLLVKGKTKLYNLPRIGDVWTMLEMLKKLGVKVKLEEEFAEIDATDIESCEAPYELVKKMRASFNVLGAILVRCGRAKVPLPGGCDIGTRPVDFHLKGLQAMGAEIRMEHGYVEAYADKLSGADIYLDFPSVGATCHLATAASLAEGTTYIRNAAEEPEIHDLFNFLNKAGANIKYIDSRVIEIQGVESLKEITYEIMPDRMEAGTFMIAAAATEGDVLIEGIDPVYLKPVIEKLRETGCEVLEMENAVRVIGKRPIKPVNIVTLPHPGFPTDMQQPFTALLTVAEGTSMVTETIYDSRFKYLSELARMGADVKVEGRTAVIKGVKELTGAPVVISDLRAGAALIIAALMARGESQIAGLENVDRGYENLEGKLASLGASIKRVAEESRECLV comes from the coding sequence TTGGATAAGTTGATAATAGAAGGTGGGAGGAGATTAATTGGGAGGGTAAGAGTCAGCGGTAGCAAAAACGCCTCCCTTTCCATATTAGTTGCTACCCTCTTGGTGAAAGGAAAGACGAAATTATATAACCTCCCTCGCATCGGCGATGTTTGGACAATGCTTGAGATGTTGAAGAAGTTAGGGGTTAAAGTAAAGCTGGAAGAGGAATTTGCGGAAATAGATGCTACAGATATAGAAAGTTGCGAGGCACCTTATGAATTGGTCAAGAAAATGCGAGCCTCCTTCAATGTCCTCGGTGCAATTCTGGTTCGCTGTGGACGAGCAAAGGTTCCCCTTCCGGGAGGTTGTGATATAGGGACGCGACCCGTTGATTTCCACTTGAAGGGATTGCAGGCTATGGGCGCGGAGATAAGGATGGAGCATGGATATGTTGAAGCCTATGCTGATAAATTGAGCGGGGCGGATATATATCTTGATTTCCCCAGCGTAGGAGCCACCTGCCACCTCGCTACTGCCGCGAGTTTGGCGGAAGGCACCACTTATATCAGAAACGCTGCCGAAGAGCCGGAAATTCACGACCTCTTCAATTTCCTGAATAAAGCGGGTGCAAATATCAAATACATAGATTCAAGGGTCATAGAAATACAGGGGGTGGAAAGCCTCAAGGAGATAACTTATGAGATTATGCCAGATAGAATGGAAGCAGGGACCTTTATGATAGCGGCTGCGGCAACCGAAGGAGATGTCTTGATAGAGGGAATAGACCCCGTTTATCTTAAGCCCGTTATAGAAAAACTGAGGGAGACAGGCTGCGAGGTTCTGGAGATGGAGAACGCCGTTAGGGTTATCGGGAAAAGACCAATCAAACCCGTCAATATCGTTACTCTCCCCCACCCCGGCTTCCCAACCGATATGCAGCAGCCTTTCACCGCTCTTCTGACGGTTGCTGAGGGCACATCTATGGTCACTGAAACAATATACGATAGCAGATTCAAGTATCTAAGCGAGCTCGCAAGGATGGGAGCGGATGTGAAGGTAGAAGGACGCACGGCTGTAATAAAGGGAGTGAAAGAGCTGACGGGAGCACCTGTTGTGATAAGCGACCTTAGAGCGGGAGCAGCTCTGATAATCGCGGCTTTAATGGCAAGGGGAGAAAGCCAAATCGCTGGTTTGGAAAATGTTGATAGAGGATATGAGAATTTAGAAGGGAAGCTCGCCTCCTTAGGGGCATCTATTAAGAGAGTGGCAGAAGAAAGCAGAGAATGTTTAGTCTAA
- a CDS encoding TldD/PmbA family protein, which yields MMEILEIARKGIEKLKGKIDQADIFVERRKGISLKWEKSTLKQVEVHYDEGMSVRTFHKGGRGFACSSPLREENIDKVVEEAISLAKAAQPDPDFKSLPSPAEGKKVKGLYDEKIALLSPEDLADWGEEIIEGAKRIDEKAIISGGISAGSVEYAIANTEGVEVEDSQTGIYASVMVVLQKDGEVASYYDFDEARNLKDFHPVDIGEKACLQAKELFGAKQAPTGTYSVVFSYLMSPGIIGAIAGAANAEDIQRKRSFLVGKKGEQIAWEGFSVQDLPLIEGGMSSASFDGEGVPHKELNFIEEGVLMTYFHNSYTANKAGEENTGHAARYSYRGGVGISPTNLQIQLGDWTLDEMINDMKRGLFVLSVGVQPNMASGDVSGPIDFGFMIEEGEKAYPLKNTMLGFNILELLKNIDAISKDYREEPGVKMPAIRVKNLRVGGGEIG from the coding sequence ATGATGGAGATATTGGAGATAGCACGCAAGGGAATTGAGAAGCTAAAGGGCAAGATAGACCAAGCGGATATTTTTGTAGAGAGAAGGAAGGGCATCAGTTTGAAATGGGAGAAATCCACATTAAAACAAGTTGAAGTGCATTACGATGAGGGAATGTCTGTGCGAACCTTTCACAAAGGAGGGAGGGGCTTCGCCTGTTCTTCACCCTTGAGAGAAGAAAACATTGACAAGGTAGTGGAGGAAGCTATCTCGCTGGCGAAGGCGGCTCAACCCGACCCAGATTTCAAATCGCTTCCCTCACCAGCTGAAGGGAAAAAGGTTAAAGGTCTCTACGACGAGAAAATCGCCCTTCTATCCCCTGAAGATTTAGCGGACTGGGGAGAAGAGATAATAGAGGGAGCGAAAAGAATTGATGAAAAGGCTATTATCTCGGGAGGTATATCAGCGGGAAGCGTTGAGTATGCTATAGCCAATACGGAGGGAGTGGAGGTGGAAGATAGCCAAACCGGGATATATGCGAGCGTGATGGTCGTCCTTCAGAAAGACGGGGAAGTCGCTTCTTACTATGATTTTGATGAGGCTCGCAATCTAAAGGATTTTCACCCCGTTGACATAGGAGAGAAAGCCTGCCTTCAGGCTAAGGAATTATTCGGTGCAAAGCAAGCGCCCACGGGAACATACTCGGTAGTCTTCTCATATCTAATGTCGCCGGGGATAATAGGCGCTATTGCGGGAGCAGCCAACGCCGAGGACATTCAAAGGAAAAGGTCCTTTCTCGTGGGAAAGAAGGGAGAACAAATCGCCTGGGAAGGTTTCAGCGTTCAGGATTTGCCACTAATAGAAGGTGGTATGTCATCTGCAAGCTTTGATGGAGAAGGAGTGCCCCATAAGGAGTTAAACTTTATAGAAGAAGGTGTTCTGATGACTTACTTTCACAACTCATATACCGCTAATAAAGCGGGAGAGGAAAATACGGGACACGCCGCTCGCTACTCCTACAGGGGAGGAGTGGGCATATCTCCCACCAATCTTCAAATTCAACTGGGCGATTGGACGCTTGATGAAATGATAAATGATATGAAAAGGGGACTTTTCGTTCTCAGCGTAGGGGTTCAACCTAATATGGCGAGCGGTGATGTATCTGGTCCGATAGATTTCGGTTTTATGATTGAGGAGGGAGAAAAGGCTTATCCGCTAAAGAATACGATGCTCGGTTTCAATATCTTGGAGTTGCTCAAGAATATAGACGCTATATCTAAGGATTACCGGGAGGAACCCGGCGTTAAAATGCCCGCTATAAGGGTCAAAAATCTCAGGGTAGGAGGTGGAGAGATTGGATAA
- a CDS encoding TldD/PmbA family protein yields the protein MEDILEWLIEEAKDKGCSFAEARFVRRAFSYIRAQDGRIEELSQRELAGVGVRVILDGAWGFASTASLTKKDLSASLEEAIASANVLRNKVEDKAEVEEMKSFTAKKELHCKISPEDVSPEDKAKQVSEWEREARNLDPQRIQNTITSLSDIVREEIVCNSFGVKVESKLVHTLASIFVTASEGDIRQSASERRGGAKGYELLEEFNPEDFSLKAGNKALSLLSASPPPAGTFPAILDPEVVGLFVHEALGHNAEADAVWSGQSIIKEKKGEEIAAPCVSIVDDATIEGAFGFYFFDSEGTPAKRNVIIENGVLVDYLYNLETAKKMNAKPSGNARAESYESPPIVRMSNTFMCPGDWTFEEMLQEMKNGVYLKGGRWGYVFPERGQFTFNVEEAYLVKDGELKEHLRDVSMSGMTLETLKKIRGVSKDFRLASPGYCGKGGQTAFVDDGGPFVLVEEITVGGRR from the coding sequence ATGGAAGACATCTTGGAATGGCTTATTGAAGAAGCAAAAGATAAAGGATGTTCATTCGCTGAGGCTCGGTTCGTGAGGAGAGCGTTCTCTTATATTAGGGCACAGGACGGAAGAATTGAGGAACTCTCGCAAAGGGAATTGGCAGGCGTGGGGGTTAGGGTGATATTAGATGGCGCTTGGGGGTTTGCCTCAACCGCTTCCTTAACAAAGAAGGACCTCTCCGCCTCCCTGGAAGAGGCTATTGCCTCAGCGAATGTCCTGCGAAATAAGGTGGAGGACAAAGCCGAAGTGGAGGAAATGAAATCATTCACAGCTAAAAAGGAGCTCCACTGCAAGATTTCTCCCGAGGATGTTTCTCCTGAGGATAAAGCTAAACAGGTATCGGAATGGGAAAGGGAAGCGAGAAACCTTGACCCCCAACGAATTCAAAACACTATCACCTCCCTGAGCGATATCGTGAGGGAAGAGATTGTCTGTAACAGCTTCGGAGTAAAAGTGGAAAGTAAGCTCGTCCACACCCTCGCTTCCATTTTCGTAACCGCTTCCGAGGGAGATATAAGGCAATCCGCTTCGGAGAGAAGAGGAGGAGCGAAGGGCTACGAGCTTTTAGAGGAGTTCAATCCAGAGGACTTCTCCCTAAAAGCGGGGAATAAAGCCCTTTCCCTCCTTTCCGCTTCGCCTCCGCCCGCGGGAACATTTCCCGCCATCTTGGACCCAGAGGTAGTTGGTCTTTTTGTCCACGAAGCATTGGGACATAACGCGGAGGCTGACGCCGTTTGGTCAGGTCAATCAATAATCAAAGAAAAGAAAGGCGAGGAAATAGCAGCCCCCTGCGTGAGCATAGTGGATGACGCAACGATAGAGGGAGCTTTCGGCTTCTATTTCTTTGACTCCGAGGGCACTCCCGCGAAAAGAAATGTTATAATTGAAAATGGAGTGCTCGTTGATTATCTTTACAATTTAGAAACCGCCAAAAAGATGAACGCCAAACCAAGCGGAAATGCAAGAGCCGAAAGTTATGAGTCTCCTCCAATAGTGAGGATGAGCAATACCTTTATGTGCCCAGGAGATTGGACTTTTGAAGAGATGTTGCAGGAAATGAAAAATGGTGTTTATCTCAAGGGAGGTAGATGGGGGTATGTTTTTCCAGAGAGAGGACAGTTTACTTTCAATGTGGAGGAAGCGTATTTGGTGAAAGACGGCGAATTGAAAGAGCATTTGAGGGATGTTTCTATGTCGGGAATGACGCTTGAGACCCTCAAGAAAATAAGGGGCGTTTCCAAGGATTTCAGACTTGCCTCGCCTGGCTACTGCGGGAAGGGAGGGCAAACCGCCTTCGTGGACGACGGTGGTCCATTTGTTTTGGTTGAGGAGATAACCGTGGGGGGTAGAAGATGA